A region from the Anaerolineae bacterium genome encodes:
- the holB gene encoding DNA polymerase III subunit delta', protein MRRLIGHEWALEFLENAIRRGDVSHSYLFTGPRGVGKRTLALEFAKALCCRVSLPPCGHCRDCRDVAQGRHPDVKVLEPDNSSIKIEQIRELQREAFLAPHRSPYRIFIIADTEKATPEAANSLLKTLEEPPPHSIFILTALSADLLLPTIVSRCQVLNLRPLPDDLIREFLEKKWGIESSRASLLARISEGCVGKAVEFLKEERTFRERTEDLEAFLRLIKSDTITRLEWAEAISKEREEERVQEMVKRWILALRDMLLLLEGMQDMVVNVDFKDELRAVATKLGKEKIRSGLKDLRFILEALSRNANLRIVLDVLVLKLPGLVQEG, encoded by the coding sequence ATGCGAAGATTGATAGGACATGAGTGGGCCCTGGAGTTTCTGGAAAACGCTATAAGACGTGGAGATGTTTCTCACTCTTACCTCTTCACTGGGCCGAGGGGGGTAGGGAAGAGGACTCTGGCTCTGGAATTTGCTAAAGCTTTATGTTGCAGGGTGAGTTTGCCTCCTTGTGGCCATTGCCGGGATTGCCGCGATGTGGCCCAAGGTCGCCATCCGGATGTAAAAGTTCTGGAGCCAGATAATAGTTCCATCAAGATTGAGCAAATTAGGGAACTGCAGAGAGAGGCTTTTCTGGCTCCCCACCGCAGTCCTTACAGGATTTTTATCATTGCCGATACAGAGAAAGCCACACCGGAGGCGGCCAACTCCCTTTTAAAAACCCTTGAAGAACCACCCCCTCACTCCATCTTTATCCTCACAGCCCTTTCGGCCGATTTACTTCTACCCACCATCGTATCCAGGTGCCAGGTCTTGAACCTGAGACCTCTTCCAGATGATCTGATCCGTGAATTTCTGGAAAAAAAGTGGGGGATCGAAAGTTCCAGGGCTTCCCTCCTGGCTCGTATTTCGGAGGGGTGTGTGGGAAAGGCTGTAGAATTTCTCAAAGAAGAAAGAACTTTTCGGGAACGGACGGAGGACCTGGAGGCTTTTCTTCGGCTCATAAAAAGTGATACAATTACAAGGTTAGAATGGGCAGAGGCCATCAGTAAGGAGAGGGAGGAAGAAAGAGTTCAGGAAATGGTGAAAAGGTGGATTTTAGCTCTGAGGGATATGCTTTTGTTGCTGGAAGGTATGCAGGATATGGTAGTAAATGTGGACTTCAAGGATGAACTGAGGGCAGTGGCGACGAAACTGGGCAAAGAGAAAATCCGCAGCGGTTTGAAGGATTTGAGGTTTATTCTGGAAGCTCTGAGCCGAAATGCTAACCTGCGCATTGTTCTGGATGTTCTGGTGTTAAAGCTGCCCGGGTTAGTCCAGGAGGGGTGA
- a CDS encoding response regulator — MVDDEISVRKICQFILQMMGFEVETAADGMEAVEKAREKPFDLIITDIKMPGINGVETARLIREIYPDVPWIVMTAYGQLDLALKAIRLGVNGFLLKPFTPDELKALVSYVMEMDQLRRESLRIKALLPLFDISKTLLSTLNLEELENKLLLTAWKSLSADGVWMYEVDWDKLLGKPVESLPRLTLELQAKLMKALENSSSAILWTQENPQEVASLMEKAGLAQLLAAPLKAGERLLGFLAVFKNPGSAPFLMSDHDFLTILAGQGAIALENIKLFEQIQKAFVELQEVERLKSNFVTIIAHEFRTPLSLILGYASILREEIQDPRLKEFAEAITRNALRLSSLLKDLLDFRQLEKKAVSLQVESVFLPELVGKVLESYEPLANDKKLEIAIDIPPEVHRVQADPAKLEVVLSNLISNAIKFTPPGGKITIGARLGDRPYMFVKDTGIGIPPEEKEKIFLSFYQIGEPLNRGQKGFGLGLYITKELVNMWGGRIWVESEVGKGSTFWFTLPSTRKEENVG; from the coding sequence GTGGTTGATGATGAAATATCAGTGCGCAAGATATGCCAGTTTATCCTGCAGATGATGGGCTTTGAAGTAGAGACGGCTGCCGATGGAATGGAAGCGGTGGAAAAGGCCAGAGAAAAGCCCTTTGACCTCATTATAACTGACATCAAAATGCCAGGGATCAATGGGGTTGAAACCGCCAGGCTTATCCGTGAAATTTATCCCGACGTTCCCTGGATTGTGATGACTGCTTACGGGCAACTGGACCTGGCCCTCAAAGCCATAAGGCTGGGGGTCAATGGTTTCCTCCTCAAGCCCTTTACCCCAGATGAACTCAAGGCTCTCGTCTCCTACGTCATGGAAATGGACCAGCTGCGCAGAGAAAGCCTCCGTATCAAAGCTCTTTTGCCTCTCTTTGATATTTCAAAGACGCTTCTCAGCACTTTAAACCTGGAAGAGCTGGAGAACAAACTTCTGTTGACCGCCTGGAAAAGCCTTTCAGCCGATGGGGTGTGGATGTATGAAGTGGATTGGGACAAACTTCTGGGTAAACCGGTGGAATCTCTACCTCGCCTGACCCTGGAACTTCAAGCCAAGCTGATGAAAGCTCTGGAGAACAGCAGTTCTGCTATCCTCTGGACTCAGGAAAACCCCCAGGAAGTGGCCTCTCTGATGGAAAAGGCTGGCCTTGCTCAACTCCTGGCTGCTCCTCTGAAGGCCGGTGAAAGACTTCTTGGGTTCCTGGCGGTCTTCAAAAACCCGGGCTCTGCTCCTTTCCTCATGTCTGACCACGATTTTCTCACCATACTGGCGGGACAGGGCGCGATAGCCCTGGAAAACATTAAACTTTTTGAGCAAATCCAGAAGGCCTTCGTAGAACTGCAAGAAGTGGAAAGGCTCAAAAGCAACTTTGTGACTATTATCGCCCACGAATTCCGCACCCCCCTTTCCCTGATCCTGGGTTATGCCTCGATCTTAAGAGAGGAAATTCAGGATCCGCGCCTGAAAGAGTTTGCCGAAGCCATAACCCGCAACGCTTTACGCCTTTCTTCTCTTCTGAAGGATTTGCTGGATTTCAGACAGCTGGAAAAGAAAGCGGTATCCCTCCAGGTGGAAAGCGTTTTCCTGCCCGAACTTGTGGGAAAAGTGCTGGAAAGTTACGAACCTCTGGCCAATGATAAGAAACTTGAGATAGCCATAGATATACCACCTGAAGTCCACAGGGTCCAGGCTGATCCTGCGAAGCTAGAAGTAGTCCTGAGCAATCTTATCTCTAACGCTATAAAATTCACCCCGCCTGGAGGAAAAATAACGATAGGTGCAAGGCTTGGGGATAGACCCTACATGTTCGTCAAGGATACAGGAATCGGGATCCCTCCTGAGGAGAAAGAAAAGATTTTCCTCAGCTTCTATCAGATAGGGGAACCATTGAACAGAGGGCAGAAAGGATTTGGCCTGGGGCTTTACATAACTAAAGAGCTCGTCAACATGTGGGGTGGGCGAATATGGGTTGAAAGCGAAGTGGGCAAGGGCAGTACTTTCTGGTTTACCTTACCTTCCACGCGAAAGGAGGAAAATGTCGGCTAA
- a CDS encoding AAA family ATPase, with the protein MGITIAVAGKGGTGKTTFAALVVKCLKENTNGLILAVDGDPSSNFHLALGLPLAETVGHIREDTLSQIQKGALQGGISKVDYLELRISKALVEGDRVDLIAMGRPEGPGCYCAANAILRNVIDRLKNDYDYVVIDNEAGMEHISRQTTQNVDVLFVISDPTIKGIMAAKGIVELARELGTKIRKAYLVVNKLNGDLPEMLRDKIQEVGLELIGALPNEPKMAEFDLVGKPVLELEKTSPLYKAVEDILRRAGVIQ; encoded by the coding sequence ATGGGCATAACCATAGCAGTTGCAGGCAAGGGAGGGACGGGTAAGACCACTTTCGCCGCTCTTGTTGTAAAATGCCTCAAAGAAAACACTAATGGTTTAATCCTGGCCGTAGATGGGGATCCCAGCTCTAACTTCCATCTGGCCCTCGGTTTGCCCCTGGCAGAAACCGTGGGCCATATCCGGGAAGATACCCTCTCCCAGATCCAAAAAGGGGCTCTTCAGGGAGGAATTTCCAAAGTTGATTACCTGGAGTTGCGCATTAGCAAAGCTCTGGTAGAGGGCGATAGGGTTGATCTTATAGCTATGGGGCGCCCCGAAGGACCAGGCTGTTACTGCGCAGCCAATGCAATCCTTAGAAATGTAATTGACCGCCTTAAGAACGATTACGATTACGTGGTTATAGATAACGAGGCCGGGATGGAGCACATAAGCCGCCAAACCACTCAGAACGTTGACGTTCTATTCGTCATCTCCGACCCCACCATTAAAGGGATTATGGCGGCCAAAGGAATTGTAGAACTGGCCAGGGAGTTGGGGACAAAAATCCGCAAGGCTTACCTGGTTGTAAATAAGTTAAATGGCGACCTCCCGGAAATGCTAAGGGACAAAATTCAAGAAGTGGGGTTAGAACTTATAGGAGCCCTTCCCAACGAACCGAAGATGGCGGAGTTTGACCTGGTGGGGAAACCTGTATTAGAGCTGGAGAAAACCTCCCCCCTTTACAAAGCTGTAGAGGATATTCTCCGCAGAGCAGGTGTGATTCAATAG
- a CDS encoding 2-hydroxyacyl-CoA dehydratase family protein, which translates to MRRHYFKVRYLHFLRPLAWVTSGAPVEILRAMGIEAAYPENYGALCGARGAGTLLSEAAEAHGYAPELCSYAKINLGSIFNPASAPMRGLPKPDLLIVCNNICGTVVKWFEALAHRYRIPLFILDTPFLHNGLEPHIISYVKSQLEEMIEFLERHTRRPLNYRRFWEVLELSNECVHLWGEIRKLCKARPSPLNAPDLFVNMAAIVVLRGTKEAVEYYKALKAEVQERIDRGEGAIPEERYRLLWDNIALWNRLYRFYSYFAKKGCCFVVDTYTGAWDNPVERGEPLEALARAYTSVLLNRSLSYRARQMIDLIREYQVDGFVMHSNRSCKPYSLGQYDIKRIVTAETGVPGLIIDADMCDSRYYSEEQIRNRIDAFIEQLGGNAKIDRT; encoded by the coding sequence ATGCGGAGGCACTACTTCAAAGTCCGCTACCTTCATTTCCTGAGACCTTTAGCCTGGGTCACCAGTGGAGCTCCGGTGGAAATTCTGAGGGCTATGGGAATCGAAGCAGCTTATCCTGAAAACTATGGTGCTTTGTGCGGAGCACGTGGAGCTGGGACCCTCCTCAGCGAAGCGGCCGAAGCCCATGGTTATGCCCCGGAGCTCTGCTCCTATGCCAAAATCAACCTGGGAAGCATCTTTAACCCCGCCTCAGCCCCGATGCGCGGTTTGCCCAAGCCTGACCTCCTCATCGTATGCAATAACATTTGTGGAACAGTAGTTAAGTGGTTTGAAGCCCTTGCCCACCGCTACCGAATTCCCCTTTTCATCCTGGATACCCCTTTCCTCCACAACGGCCTTGAGCCGCATATTATCAGTTATGTTAAGAGTCAGCTGGAAGAAATGATTGAATTCCTGGAACGTCATACTCGCCGCCCCTTGAACTACAGGCGTTTCTGGGAGGTTCTGGAGCTTTCTAACGAGTGCGTTCACCTCTGGGGTGAAATAAGGAAGCTCTGCAAAGCTCGTCCCTCTCCTCTTAACGCCCCTGACCTTTTTGTCAACATGGCTGCTATTGTAGTTCTGAGGGGAACTAAAGAGGCGGTTGAATACTACAAGGCCCTCAAAGCCGAAGTTCAGGAGAGGATTGATAGAGGAGAAGGAGCAATACCCGAGGAGCGATATCGGCTCCTTTGGGACAACATAGCCCTGTGGAACCGGCTGTATCGTTTTTATTCCTACTTTGCCAAAAAAGGATGCTGTTTTGTGGTGGATACCTACACAGGGGCATGGGACAATCCAGTTGAGAGAGGGGAACCTTTGGAAGCGCTGGCAAGAGCCTATACCTCTGTCCTCTTGAACCGCAGCCTTTCCTACCGGGCCCGACAGATGATAGACCTTATCCGGGAGTACCAGGTGGATGGCTTTGTGATGCATTCTAACCGCTCCTGCAAACCCTATTCCCTTGGTCAATACGATATAAAACGCATCGTCACTGCTGAAACAGGGGTTCCCGGCCTTATTATAGACGCCGACATGTGCGATTCCCGCTATTATTCCGAGGAACAAATTCGCAACCGAATTGATGCTTTCATCGAGCAACTTGGAGGTAATGCGAAGATTGATAGGACATGA
- a CDS encoding insulinase family protein produces MLTPEKATLPQGIRLLVTPLPHTMAVSMVFLLGVGSRYESDPEGGISHFIEHLVFKGTSNWPTAKDIASSIEGVGGVINGSTSQEVTSYWIKLPKDHWKLGFQLLSDMLLNPLFREEDVEKERAVILEELRGMKDSPEDWVFVMATNLLWPGHPLGREIIGTKESLQNLSREKLLEFKSRHYVPAKAVISLAGAITFEEASEEAHRWLSTWVGDSSFTFTPAPPPSDSPAQAYESRRVEQTHVVLTWYGLPLTHPDRFALSVMNAVLGEGMSSRLFTEIREKRGLAYSISSYLEFFTDSGAVGIAAGVSPNRLDEALQAVVEQLSLLKTQEVTGKELTKAKEFVKGRLLLHLEDSLSLAFWYGRQELLLGHTMTPSEVIQAIDAVTPQDLKRVAEELVKASRMKLAIIGPYRKEKHWIKVVESLGS; encoded by the coding sequence ATGTTGACGCCTGAGAAGGCTACTTTACCGCAGGGAATTCGCCTGCTGGTTACTCCTCTGCCACACACAATGGCTGTAAGCATGGTTTTCCTGCTGGGAGTTGGCTCCCGCTATGAAAGTGACCCTGAGGGAGGCATTTCCCATTTCATCGAACACCTTGTATTCAAAGGTACCAGCAACTGGCCCACAGCTAAGGACATCGCTTCCTCTATAGAAGGAGTCGGAGGAGTCATTAATGGAAGCACTTCGCAGGAGGTTACTTCTTACTGGATAAAGCTTCCCAAAGACCACTGGAAATTAGGCTTCCAGCTTCTGAGCGATATGCTCCTTAACCCTCTTTTTCGGGAAGAGGATGTAGAAAAGGAGAGAGCAGTAATTTTGGAAGAATTGCGGGGGATGAAAGATTCACCCGAAGATTGGGTTTTTGTTATGGCTACAAACCTTCTCTGGCCCGGCCATCCCCTGGGGAGGGAAATTATAGGGACAAAGGAAAGCCTTCAGAACCTCTCCCGGGAAAAGCTTCTGGAATTCAAATCCAGACATTATGTTCCAGCGAAAGCTGTAATAAGCCTTGCGGGAGCTATAACCTTTGAAGAAGCCTCAGAGGAAGCCCATCGCTGGCTATCAACGTGGGTGGGAGATTCATCCTTTACCTTTACTCCTGCTCCTCCTCCTTCCGATAGCCCGGCTCAAGCCTACGAAAGCCGTCGTGTTGAGCAAACTCATGTGGTCCTTACCTGGTACGGTTTACCTTTGACCCACCCCGATCGCTTTGCCCTCTCGGTTATGAACGCTGTTCTGGGGGAGGGAATGAGCTCGCGTCTCTTCACCGAGATAAGGGAGAAAAGGGGCCTTGCCTACAGCATAAGCTCTTACCTTGAATTTTTCACAGACTCAGGCGCTGTCGGAATAGCAGCTGGAGTATCCCCTAACCGTCTGGACGAAGCCCTGCAAGCTGTAGTAGAGCAACTTTCGCTATTAAAAACTCAAGAGGTAACCGGAAAAGAACTGACGAAAGCTAAGGAATTCGTAAAAGGCAGGCTTTTGCTCCACCTGGAGGATTCCCTCAGCCTCGCTTTCTGGTACGGCAGGCAAGAGCTTCTCCTTGGCCATACTATGACCCCTTCAGAAGTGATACAGGCTATAGATGCTGTAACCCCCCAGGATCTAAAGAGAGTAGCTGAAGAACTGGTAAAGGCGTCCCGAATGAAGCTTGCGATAATAGGCCCTTATCGGAAAGAAAAACACTGGATAAAAGTGGTGGAAAGCCTTGGCTCATAA
- a CDS encoding pyridoxal-phosphate dependent enzyme, with protein sequence MGPTFEEMLHPWKIKPEIRQKALEARLKDPLDPVNLYNITWRDGHNRIYYEVLPREFTGVEAPIVVLYAKDFPTGSHKVGAAYSILVEKQIAGLVNPALHTLVWPSTGNYGIGGAWVGSRMNFDSIVILPEGMSKERFELIRSYGARYITTPGSESNIKEIYDKCKELVAQDPQRIRVLNQFDEFGNYRFHYYVTGNTIVELAEELKAQGIGKGKISAFVSAMGSAGTIAAGDRLKQVWHDCKVVGLEPIQCPTLSLNGYGSHDIQGIGDKHVTWIHNVWNMDALMGIDDLECKMGLQLLTEEAGWKTMIKRYGVPEKKVMKMSQIFGISGVCNVLGAIKTAKFYGFGKDDVIVTILTDAIDRYRSVMKELTEKYGPMDEVEAAVRLVSIFHKQKLDWIFEGTREMRNRWHNLKYFTWVEQQGKTVEELDAQRDPEYWLAQQARVAEVDRLIQESRG encoded by the coding sequence ATGGGTCCGACCTTTGAGGAAATGCTTCACCCCTGGAAAATTAAGCCTGAAATACGCCAGAAAGCCCTTGAAGCTCGCCTTAAAGATCCACTGGACCCTGTTAACCTTTACAACATAACCTGGCGCGATGGGCACAATAGGATCTACTATGAGGTCCTCCCCAGAGAGTTTACCGGAGTTGAAGCACCCATCGTGGTGCTTTACGCCAAAGATTTCCCCACAGGGAGCCATAAAGTTGGTGCTGCATACTCCATACTGGTAGAAAAACAAATAGCAGGCCTGGTTAATCCCGCCCTCCACACTTTGGTTTGGCCCAGCACCGGCAACTATGGAATTGGGGGAGCATGGGTTGGGTCCCGGATGAACTTTGATAGCATTGTTATCTTGCCGGAAGGGATGAGCAAAGAGCGGTTTGAACTAATCCGCTCCTACGGAGCCCGCTACATTACAACCCCTGGTTCTGAAAGCAACATCAAGGAAATATACGATAAGTGCAAAGAGCTTGTAGCCCAGGACCCCCAACGGATACGTGTCCTCAATCAGTTTGATGAGTTTGGCAATTACCGGTTTCACTATTACGTGACCGGAAACACCATAGTGGAGCTAGCAGAGGAACTCAAAGCCCAGGGCATAGGTAAGGGTAAAATATCTGCTTTCGTTTCAGCCATGGGCTCAGCAGGAACCATCGCTGCTGGGGATCGGCTCAAACAGGTCTGGCATGATTGTAAAGTGGTGGGGCTGGAACCAATTCAATGTCCAACCCTTTCCCTCAATGGCTACGGTTCCCACGATATCCAGGGCATAGGTGATAAACACGTCACCTGGATCCACAACGTCTGGAACATGGACGCTCTCATGGGCATTGATGATCTGGAATGCAAGATGGGCCTTCAGCTTCTAACCGAGGAAGCTGGCTGGAAAACGATGATAAAAAGATACGGTGTCCCCGAGAAGAAGGTGATGAAAATGTCCCAGATCTTCGGGATATCCGGGGTTTGCAATGTCCTGGGGGCAATAAAAACAGCTAAATTCTACGGATTTGGAAAGGACGACGTTATAGTAACCATCCTTACCGACGCAATTGACCGTTATCGCTCAGTGATGAAAGAGCTTACGGAAAAATATGGGCCAATGGATGAGGTGGAAGCAGCTGTCCGATTGGTCAGCATATTCCACAAGCAGAAACTGGACTGGATTTTCGAGGGTACCAGAGAGATGCGCAACCGTTGGCATAATCTCAAGTACTTTACCTGGGTTGAACAACAGGGTAAAACTGTTGAGGAACTTGACGCACAGCGCGATCCAGAATACTGGCTCGCGCAGCAGGCCCGCGTGGCTGAAGTTGATAGATTAATTCAAGAATCCAGAGGATAA
- a CDS encoding sulfide/dihydroorotate dehydrogenase-like FAD/NAD-binding protein: MYEILEKHDHSPVTKEFKVYAPRIASKARAGQFVIVIPWEKGERVPLTIADFSPEEGWITLVFLVVGKSTKFMARMNSGDRLYAVVGPLGKPSEIERYGTVVCVGGGLGIAPIYPIARELRNVGNYVISIIGARTKELLFWEDKIRSVSDELIVCTDDGSYGRQGVVTVPLKELLESGRKIDVVWAIGPAIMMKFCSLTTKPFGVKTIVSLNPIMVDGTGMCGACRVEVDGQTRFACVDGPEFDGHKVDWDLLMARQRLYCDQEKLALDLFEKQGAEC, from the coding sequence ATGTACGAAATTCTGGAAAAGCATGACCATTCCCCGGTCACCAAAGAGTTCAAAGTTTATGCCCCAAGGATTGCTTCCAAAGCCAGGGCAGGTCAGTTTGTAATAGTGATTCCATGGGAGAAAGGGGAGAGGGTCCCACTAACAATAGCCGATTTTAGCCCTGAAGAGGGATGGATAACGCTTGTTTTCTTAGTTGTAGGAAAAAGCACGAAGTTTATGGCCAGGATGAACTCCGGCGATCGCCTCTACGCCGTCGTTGGTCCCCTCGGTAAACCTTCGGAAATTGAGCGCTATGGCACAGTAGTCTGTGTGGGGGGAGGGCTTGGCATTGCTCCCATTTACCCCATAGCCCGTGAGCTCCGGAACGTTGGAAACTACGTTATTTCAATAATCGGCGCCAGAACTAAAGAGCTATTATTCTGGGAGGATAAAATCCGTTCCGTTAGCGATGAACTTATCGTCTGCACTGACGACGGTTCCTATGGCCGCCAGGGCGTTGTTACTGTGCCCCTCAAAGAGCTGCTGGAAAGTGGCCGCAAGATAGATGTGGTCTGGGCTATTGGCCCGGCAATAATGATGAAATTCTGTTCTCTTACCACCAAGCCCTTCGGGGTCAAGACCATCGTAAGCCTTAACCCTATAATGGTTGATGGCACCGGAATGTGCGGGGCTTGCAGAGTTGAAGTGGATGGGCAGACCCGTTTCGCCTGCGTGGATGGGCCAGAGTTTGATGGCCATAAAGTGGATTGGGACCTCCTTATGGCACGCCAGAGATTGTATTGCGACCAGGAAAAACTCGCTCTTGATTTATTTGAAAAGCAGGGGGCAGAATGTTGA